Below is a genomic region from Mesorhizobium sp. NZP2298.
GCGGGCGTGGCCGGCGCGGCCGCGCCTGGGTGTCGCCCGAAGGCAATCTGGCGGCGACCTTGCTTGTCGTCACCGGCGGTGAACTTCGTCTTGCCGCGACGCTGGGTTTTGTCGCCGGCCTGTCGCTTGCCGACGCACTCGATGCCGTGGTGCCGAAGGGTCGCATCGCCATCGGGCTTGATGGCGCAAGCCAGGGACAAAACCGTTTCGAGTTGAAATGGCCGAACGACGTTCTGGCCTCCGGCGCCAAGCTGGCCGGCATCCTGCTGGAGTCGGCGATGCTGGACGGCGGCCGTTTTGCCGTCGCGGTGGGCATCGGCGTCAATGTGGTGGCGCATCCCACGGATTTGCCGTATCCCGCGACATCGCTCCAAGCGCTCGGCGCGACATGCGATGCCGAAACGCTGTTCCTGGCGCTGTCGGATGCCTGGAGCGAGAATGCCCGGCTGTGGGATGAGGGGCGCGGGCTTTCAGCCATCAGGAGACGCTGGCTGGCGCGCGCTGCGGGACTCGGCGGCGAGGTTGCTGTCAGAATTGACGGTAATGTGGTGCGTGGGGTGTTCGAGACCATTGACGAGGATTGCCGTTTCGTGATCCGCGACGATGAAGGGGCGGTTCTGACGATCGCTGCCGGCGATGTGCATTTCGGCGCCGTGGCATCCGCCCGGGTATAGTTTGTCCTTGCGCAATTCCGGACGGAAAATGGTTAGACACTTTTCCTGGAATTGCTTTAACGGCTTGGCCTGAGGGCCAGGAAGGGAAAAATCATGGCGAAAACGGAAAACGCCGAACTCGTCTTCGTGCCGCTCGGCGGCGTCGGCGAGATCGGTATGAACTTCGCCCTCTACGGCTATGGCCCGCCGAGCGCGCGCGAATGGATTGTCATCGATGTCGGTGTCACCTTTCCAGACGCGGCGCATCCGGGCGTCGACCTGATCCTGCCCGACACGCGCTTCATCGAGGAGAACCTCGCCAATCTGCGTGGCATCATCATCACCCACGCGCATGAGGATCATTACGGCGCGCTACTCGACATCTGGCCGAAGCTCAAGGCGCCCGTGTGGATGACGCCGTTCAGCGCCGGGCTGCTGGAAGCCAAGCGCCAGGGCGAGCAGGGGGCAGCCAAGATCCCGTTGACGATCTACCGGGCTGGCGAGAAATTCACTGTCGGCCCGTTCGAGATCGAAGCCATTCCGGTGGCGCACTCCATCCCCGAGCCGATGTCGCTGGCCATCACCACGCCAGCCGGTACGGTCATCCACACCGGCGACTGGAAGATCGATCCGGAGCCGACGATCGGACCCAAGACCGACGAGGCGCGTTTCCGCGCCTATGGCGACAAGGGCGTGCTGGCACTGATCTGCGATTCGACCAATGCGCTGCGCGAAGGCGAATCGCCTTCGGAAGTCGCCGTTGGCGAGGGCCTGAAGGGCGTCATCCAGAGTGCTGTCGGCCGCGTCGCCGTCACCACATTCTCCTCCAATGTCGGGCGCATCGTCTCCATCGCGAGAGCAGCACGCGATGCCGGCCGCCAGTGCCTGGTGTTGGGCCGCTCGCTGAAGCGGGTCATCGATGTCGCCGACGAGCTCGGCTACATGGACGGCTTGCCGGAATTCATCGCCGAGGAGGATTTCGGCTTCATCCCGCGCGAAAACCTCGTCATCATCTGCACCGGCAGCCAGGGCGAGCCGCTTGCCGCACTTGCAAAACTGTCGCGCGACGAGATGAAATCGGTGTCGCTGACGGCAGGCGACACGGTGGTGTTTTCCTCGCGCACCATTCCCGGCAATGAGAAGGCGATTCTCGAGATCAAGAACCGCCTCATCGATCTCGGCATCAAGATCATCGAGGACGGCGACGCGCTGGTGCATGTCTCCGGCCACCCGCGCCGTAGCGAGCTGCGCAAGATGTATGAATGGGTGCGTCCGCAGATCGGCGTTCCCGTGCATGGCGAGGCGGCGCATCTGGTGGCGCAGGGATCGCTGATGTCGACATCCGGCATCGGCCAGGTGGCGCAGGTGCGCGACGGCGACATGCTGAGGCTCGCGCCCGGTCCTGCCACCATTATCGACCAGGTGCCGTTCGGCCGCATCTACAAGGACGGCAGGCTGATCGGCACCGACCAGGCGATGGGCATTCGTGACCGGCGCAAATTGTCCTTTGCCGGCCATGTCGCGGTCAATGTCGTGCTGGACGACAAATATGAGTTGGCCGGTGACCCCGACCTGGTCGCCATTGGCGTCGCCGAGGCGGATGCCAGCGGCGAGACGCTCGAAGACCTGATGATCGATGCGGCGGTCGGCGCGGTCGACTCGATTCCCCGTCAGCGCCGGAAAGACCTGGACCTTGTGCAGGAGGCCGTGCGGCGGGCGGTGCGCGGTGCGGCCAACGAGGCTTGGGGCAAGAAGCCGCTGGTGACGGTGTTTGTTACGAGATGAAGGGACTAGGGCAGTAGGGATTTCGACATGGGCTATACGTCTGCCTTTCCCCCATTGCCGTACTGCCCTATTGCCTTACTTGCCTGAGGAATTTCTATGCTTGGACGCTTGAACCATGTCGCGCTTGCGGTGCCGGATCTGGCGGCGGCGGTCTCCGCCTACCGCGATACGCTCGGCGCCGAAGTGACGGAGCCGCAGGTTTTGCCGGAGCATGGCGTCACGGTGGTGTTCGTCAATGTCGGCAACACCAAGATCGAATTGCTGGA
It encodes:
- a CDS encoding biotin--[acetyl-CoA-carboxylase] ligase, with product MAFRLAPTSASEGFRLEAHDSIGSTNTVALDHARAGDPGKLWVVSKKQESGRGRRGRAWVSPEGNLAATLLVVTGGELRLAATLGFVAGLSLADALDAVVPKGRIAIGLDGASQGQNRFELKWPNDVLASGAKLAGILLESAMLDGGRFAVAVGIGVNVVAHPTDLPYPATSLQALGATCDAETLFLALSDAWSENARLWDEGRGLSAIRRRWLARAAGLGGEVAVRIDGNVVRGVFETIDEDCRFVIRDDEGAVLTIAAGDVHFGAVASARV
- a CDS encoding ribonuclease J, with translation MAKTENAELVFVPLGGVGEIGMNFALYGYGPPSAREWIVIDVGVTFPDAAHPGVDLILPDTRFIEENLANLRGIIITHAHEDHYGALLDIWPKLKAPVWMTPFSAGLLEAKRQGEQGAAKIPLTIYRAGEKFTVGPFEIEAIPVAHSIPEPMSLAITTPAGTVIHTGDWKIDPEPTIGPKTDEARFRAYGDKGVLALICDSTNALREGESPSEVAVGEGLKGVIQSAVGRVAVTTFSSNVGRIVSIARAARDAGRQCLVLGRSLKRVIDVADELGYMDGLPEFIAEEDFGFIPRENLVIICTGSQGEPLAALAKLSRDEMKSVSLTAGDTVVFSSRTIPGNEKAILEIKNRLIDLGIKIIEDGDALVHVSGHPRRSELRKMYEWVRPQIGVPVHGEAAHLVAQGSLMSTSGIGQVAQVRDGDMLRLAPGPATIIDQVPFGRIYKDGRLIGTDQAMGIRDRRKLSFAGHVAVNVVLDDKYELAGDPDLVAIGVAEADASGETLEDLMIDAAVGAVDSIPRQRRKDLDLVQEAVRRAVRGAANEAWGKKPLVTVFVTR